A window of Streptomyces sp. NBC_01142 genomic DNA:
GTCCGGGTTACGGACCAGCACGATCGGAGCGGGCTCCTGGCCGTCCTTCTTCTTGATCTTTCCGGCGGCGTACGCGGCGGGGCGGAAGTCCGCGACGGCCGCGGCCATCACCACCGCGTCGGCGTCCGCCGCGGCCTTGAGCACGGCCTCGCGCAGCTGGACCGCCGTACCGACGTGCACCACGTCGACGCCCGCCGGGTCCGGGATCCCGGTGTTGGCCTCGATGAGCGTGACCCGGGCGCCGCGGGCCGCGGCGGTACGGGCCAGGGCGTACCCCTGCTTGCCGGAGGAACGGTTGCCCAGGTATCGGACCGGGTCGAGCGGCTCACGGGTGCCGCCGGCGCTGACGACCACATACCGGCCCGCGAGGTCCGGGGTGGCTGTGCCGCGGGCGAGCACGCGGCGGCAGACCTCGAAGATCTCGCCCGGCTCCGGCAGCCGGCCCTTGCCGGTGTCGACGCCGGTCAGCCGCCCGATCGCGGGCTCGATGACGACGGCTCCGCGGCGGCGCAGCGTCGCGACGTTCTCCTGGGTGGCGGGGTGCTCCCACATCTCGGTGTGCATCGCGGGTGCAAAGACCACCGGACAGCGGGCGGTCAGCAGCGTATTGGTGAGCAGGTCGTCGGCCAGGCCGTGGGCCGCCTTGGCGAGCATGTCGGCGGTGGCGGGGGCGACCACGACCAGGTCGGCGTGCTGCCCGATCCGTACGTGCGGGACGTCGTGGACATCGGACCAGACCTCGGTCGAGACGGGGTGGCCGGAGAGCGCCGACCAGGTCGCCTCGCCGACGAAGTGCAGCGCCGAGGCGGTCGGCACGACCTGCACGTCATGGCCCGACTCCGTCAGCCTCCGCAGCAGCTCGCACGCCTTGTACGCGGCGATGCCCCCGCTGACACCCAGAACGACCTTCGGCTTGTCCAGTGACACTGCTGCGTCTCCCCGCACTCGGATGCGTACTCCCCCATGACACACCACAGGCCCGGCGGATGTGCCGCCGGGCCTGTGGTGAAGAGCGTAGAACCTACTGAGCCGGGCCCTCGATGGCCTCCGAGGTCAGCAGACCCGCGTTGATCTCACGCAGGGCGATCGAGAGCGGCTTCTCGTGGACGTGGGTGTCCACCAGCGGACCGACGTACTCGAGCAGGCCCTCACCGAGCTGCGAGTAGTACGCGTTGATCTGGCGCGCGCGCTTGGCCGCGTAGATCACGAGGCTGTACTTCGAGTCAGTAGCCTCGAGCAGCTCGTCGATCGGCGGGTTGATGATGCCCTCGGGCGCAGTGATGGAGGAGGACACGCTTAGCCTTCCGAAGAACTTGCAAAAAGATCGGACAAAAGATCAGACAACTTCCATCAAGGCTAGCAGCTCACGCGCCACGTCCTCGACGGAGGTGTTGACCAGGGTGGTATCGAACTCGGACTCGGCGGCCAGCTCGACCTTGGCGACCGCCAGCCGGCGTTCGATGACCTCGGCGGACTCGGTGCCGCGCCCGGTGAGACGACGGACCAGTTCCTCCCAGCTCGGCGGGGCCAGAAAGACCAGCTGCGACTCCGGCATCGACTCCTTGACCTGCCGGGCGCCCTGGAGATCGATCTCCAGCAGTACGGGCTCGCCCGCCTCCAGGCGGTCGAGGACCGCACGGCGTGGTGTGCCGTAGCGGTTGCCCGCGAACTCGGCCCACTCCAGCAGCTCGCCATTGGCGATCAGCTTGTCGAACTCCTCGTCGGTGACGAAGAAATACTGAACGCCGTGGCGCTCGCCGGGGCGCGGCTTTCGTGTGGTGGCCGACACCGAGAGCCATACCTCGGGGTGGACCTTGCGCATATGGGCGACGACCGTGCTCTTGCCGACCCCAGAAGGGCCGGAGAGCACGGTCAGCCGCGGACGTACCTCTGCTGCCATGCAGCGATTATCCAGCTTCTCGGGAGTGCCCGAGAACGTCAGGCGGGGCCGCCGCCGAACTCGCGCTCAAGAGAGGCGATCTGGTTGGAGCCGAGACCGCGCACTCGGCGGCTCTCGGAGATGCCGAGCCGCTCCATGATCTGCTTGGCGCGGACCTTGCCCACGCCCGGCAGGGACTCGAGCAGAGCGGAGACCTTCATCTTGCCGATGACGTCGTTCTCCTGGCCCTGCTTGATGACCTCATGGAGCGAGGCGCCGGAGTGCTTGAGTCGATTCTTGACCTCGGCCCGCTCCCGGCGAGCCGCGGCGGCCTTTTCGAGCGCGGCTGCGCGCTGTTCAGGGGTAAGGGGCGGAAGAGCCACGCCTACGTCACCTCGGATGTCGAACTGTCGGATACGGACCGGTGAGGAACCTAGTCGCCCCACACCAGGCGAGCAACGAACAACACAGTGCGCGTTCGCTCTTCGACGGAGACTAGCGGCCATGGCCGCTCCAGTCAGCGAGAACAGACTAAAAGTCCTGGTCAGCATCGACCGACCGGGACATTTCCGGCAAAAAGACCGGGATTTCGGCCAAGATTGTGTCAAGGGACCCGGTCGGCGTGGCCGACGGCACGTTCCGGGTGCGTACATCGGAGGTCTGTGGCGGGCACTACGCCCCCGAGACCGCCTCGCGCACCTCGGCCGCGAACCGCTCCGCCGACTCGCGCAGCGCGGCCACGTCCGGGCCGTGCCGCAGCACTCCCCGGCTGACACTCGGGACGACATTGCCGACGGCCGCGCCGAAGACGCCCGGCAGATCCGCCGGGGTCGCGCCCTGGGCGCCGATGCCCGGGGCCAGCAGGGGGCCGTTGATGTCGAGATTCACCCCCGCGTCGCCGAGCGTCGCGCCCACGACCGCGCCGACCGGGCCGAGCGGCTCGGCGCCGGCGTTCTCCGCGGCCATGTGGTCGAGCATCAGCTGGGCCAGCGAACGCCCGTCCGCGGCCGTGGCGCGCTGCACCTCGGCGCCCTCCG
This region includes:
- the gmk gene encoding guanylate kinase, with the translated sequence MAAEVRPRLTVLSGPSGVGKSTVVAHMRKVHPEVWLSVSATTRKPRPGERHGVQYFFVTDEEFDKLIANGELLEWAEFAGNRYGTPRRAVLDRLEAGEPVLLEIDLQGARQVKESMPESQLVFLAPPSWEELVRRLTGRGTESAEVIERRLAVAKVELAAESEFDTTLVNTSVEDVARELLALMEVV
- the coaBC gene encoding bifunctional phosphopantothenoylcysteine decarboxylase/phosphopantothenate--cysteine ligase CoaBC gives rise to the protein MDKPKVVLGVSGGIAAYKACELLRRLTESGHDVQVVPTASALHFVGEATWSALSGHPVSTEVWSDVHDVPHVRIGQHADLVVVAPATADMLAKAAHGLADDLLTNTLLTARCPVVFAPAMHTEMWEHPATQENVATLRRRGAVVIEPAIGRLTGVDTGKGRLPEPGEIFEVCRRVLARGTATPDLAGRYVVVSAGGTREPLDPVRYLGNRSSGKQGYALARTAAARGARVTLIEANTGIPDPAGVDVVHVGTAVQLREAVLKAAADADAVVMAAAVADFRPAAYAAGKIKKKDGQEPAPIVLVRNPDILAEISTERSRPAQVIVGFAAETDDVLANGRDKLRRKGCDLLVVNEVGERKTFGSEENEAVVLATDGSETPVPYGPKESLADTVWDLVVPRLG
- a CDS encoding integration host factor; amino-acid sequence: MALPPLTPEQRAAALEKAAAARRERAEVKNRLKHSGASLHEVIKQGQENDVIGKMKVSALLESLPGVGKVRAKQIMERLGISESRRVRGLGSNQIASLEREFGGGPA
- the rpoZ gene encoding DNA-directed RNA polymerase subunit omega — translated: MSSSITAPEGIINPPIDELLEATDSKYSLVIYAAKRARQINAYYSQLGEGLLEYVGPLVDTHVHEKPLSIALREINAGLLTSEAIEGPAQ